A window from Pirellulales bacterium encodes these proteins:
- a CDS encoding PilT/PilU family type 4a pilus ATPase, whose protein sequence is MSWTLEQILKGARQHQASDVHLVRGVAPALRINGEIRPIGGPPMSRADLQSLYDSLLDADQRAQFERDWQLCFSQHLEGIGRFRISVYMHAGCHEFAIRLCETTVRTAKELGLPPIIEEIIRLPSGLILVTGPTGMGKTTTLNFMVHAINSTRRAKIITVEDPVEFAHENNRSLVIQQELLSDVRSYQAALRHILRQDPDVIVIGEMRDLETIETALIAAETGHLVIATLHTPDAAQTIQRIYSVFPAEQQNSITVQLANSLQALIAQKLLPRIASQGRVLACEVCIATHAVRNHIREHQVHQLYSEMQMGRKHQMQTMDQVLLELYQRGDITYDVAVSNAREPDFIKHRTGEKIT, encoded by the coding sequence ATGTCTTGGACTCTGGAACAAATACTCAAAGGCGCGCGGCAGCATCAAGCCAGCGACGTGCATTTAGTACGAGGCGTTGCGCCAGCGTTGCGAATCAACGGCGAGATTCGACCGATCGGTGGTCCGCCGATGAGCCGAGCCGATTTGCAATCGCTCTACGACTCGCTGCTCGATGCTGACCAGCGGGCGCAGTTCGAGCGCGATTGGCAACTCTGCTTCTCCCAGCATTTGGAAGGAATTGGCCGGTTTCGCATCAGTGTCTACATGCACGCGGGTTGCCACGAGTTTGCAATCCGACTTTGCGAAACAACGGTACGAACTGCCAAAGAGCTTGGATTGCCGCCGATTATCGAGGAAATTATCCGCCTCCCAAGTGGTTTGATTCTGGTAACTGGCCCTACCGGGATGGGTAAGACAACCACGTTGAACTTCATGGTCCATGCCATCAATTCAACTCGGCGAGCCAAAATCATTACTGTTGAAGACCCCGTGGAATTCGCGCACGAGAACAATCGCAGCTTGGTGATTCAGCAAGAATTACTGAGCGACGTGCGCTCTTACCAAGCAGCGCTGCGGCACATCTTGCGCCAAGACCCCGACGTGATCGTGATCGGTGAGATGCGCGACCTGGAGACCATTGAAACGGCGTTAATCGCCGCTGAAACTGGGCACTTGGTGATCGCCACGCTCCACACTCCGGACGCCGCTCAGACAATTCAGCGAATCTATTCCGTCTTTCCGGCCGAACAGCAAAATTCGATAACGGTGCAATTGGCAAATAGCTTACAAGCGCTGATCGCTCAAAAGCTCCTTCCCCGTATTGCCAGCCAAGGCCGTGTACTAGCATGTGAAGTTTGTATTGCAACTCATGCTGTCCGCAATCACATTCGAGAACACCAAGTACATCAACTTTATAGTGAAATGCAAATGGGACGAAAGCATCAGATGCAAACGATGGATCAAGTACTGCTTGAACTTTACCAGCGTGGCGACATCACCTACGACGTGGCAGTCTCAAATGCCCGTGAGCCCGATTTCATCAAGCATCGTACTGGAGAGAAGATTACTTAG
- a CDS encoding DUF2997 domain-containing protein encodes MANEELEIEIGPDGKVTVRTIGIKGPRCLDVAEMVARIIGQEQSRRLTNEYYEGLTDVQQHVDVHRRM; translated from the coding sequence ATGGCAAACGAGGAATTGGAAATCGAGATTGGTCCCGATGGCAAGGTGACTGTTCGCACAATCGGAATTAAAGGCCCCCGGTGCTTGGATGTTGCTGAAATGGTCGCGCGAATTATCGGCCAGGAGCAGTCCCGGCGACTCACCAACGAATACTATGAAGGACTTACGGATGTCCAACAGCACGTCGATGTGCATCGACGCATGTAA